The following coding sequences lie in one Salvelinus sp. IW2-2015 unplaced genomic scaffold, ASM291031v2 Un_scaffold3728, whole genome shotgun sequence genomic window:
- the LOC112076394 gene encoding LOW QUALITY PROTEIN: prestin-like (The sequence of the model RefSeq protein was modified relative to this genomic sequence to represent the inferred CDS: inserted 1 base in 1 codon) has protein sequence MLWLCSLQATFAVISLMIGGVVVREAPDSMFTIQALNGTATNTTVFIDTEARDARRVHVAVVLTTLVGVIQLVLGLLRFGFVAIYLTEPLVRGFTTAAAVHVFISQLKYLLGIQTPRFSGPLSALHSVTAVFSDITSTNVTTLIVGVVCMVVLYCVKDLNERFKKKLPVPIPGEIIVVMVSTGISYGLSLSENYQVDVVGXIPSGLLPPAIPDFSLLPNLVTDSIAIAVVGFSMGISLAKIFALKHGYSVDGNQELIALGLCNFVSSFFHTFAITCSMSRSLVQESTGGNTQIAGLLSSMVVLLVVVAIGFVFQPLPQTALAAIIMVNLLGMFKQFRDIPALWRTSKIELAIWLVAFVASVLLGLDLGLLVALGFAILSVIYRTQSPKSVILGQVLDTGLYCDVDEYEKAAECTGIKIFHSNSSIYFANSDLYLNALKEKTGVDPVHLQAIRKARKRELKKQSAEREXQNHKSPQKMRAVVKLDVELGVTHXVVAGGGSQNHLEVQGNGQVAETHTEXDSEETRFLEPLCPVHTLILDWTPVNFIDSVGAKAIKLVIKEYAAVDVCVFIAGCSRTLLAELRTLQFFTGVATPEMVFPTVHDAVLHCRRRTAPPTIPAIQ, from the exons atGTTGTGGCTGTGCTCTCTGCAGGCCACGTTTGCGGTGATCAGCCTGATGATTGGAGGAGTGGTGGTGAGGGAGGCCCCTGACTCCATGTTCACCATCCAGGCCCTGAATGGTACCGCCACCAACACCACCGTCTTCATCGACACAGAGGCCCGCGATGCCAGGAGGGTCCACGTAGCCGTAGTCCTCACCACCCTGGTGGGAGTCATACAG ctggtcctggggttgTTGCGGTTTGGCTTTGTGGCCATCTACCTCACGGAGCCCCTGGTACGCGGATTCACCACGGCCGCGGCAGTCCACGTCTTCATCTCTCAGCTTAAATACCTGCTGGGCATCCAGACCCCGCGCTTCAGTGGGCCCCTGTCCGCTCTTCAC agTGTTACGGCCGTGTTCAGTGACATCACCAGCACCAAYGTGACCACGTTGATTGTGGGCGTGGTCTGCATGGTGGTCCTCTACTGCGTGAAGGACCTCAACGAGCGCTTCAAGAAGAAGCTGCCTGTGCCCATCCCTGGAGAGATCATTGTGGTCATGGTCTCAACGGGGATCTCCTATGGTCTCAGTCTGTCAGAGAACTACCAAGTGGACGTGGTCGGGRCAATTCCATCCGG GCTGCTTCCACCTGCAATCCCAGACTTCTCTCTGTTGCCCAACTTGGTAACGGATTCTATCGCCATAGCGGTGGTGGGCTTCTCCATGGGAATCTCTTTGGCCAAGATCTTTGCTCTGAAACACGGCTACAGTGTGGATGGTAACCAG GAGCTGATTGCCCTGGGCCTGTGTAACTTTGTCAGCTCCTTCTTCCACACCTTCGCCATCACCTGTTCCATGTCCCGCAGTCTGGTGCAGGAGAGCACTGGGGGCAATACGCAG ATTGCGGGTCTGTTGTCGTCTATGGTGGTGTTGCTGGTGGTGGTGgccattggttttgtcttccaGCCTCTGCCACAG ACTGCGCTGGCTGCCATCATCATGGTTAACCTGCTGGGGATGTTTAAACAATTCAGGGACATCCCTGCCCTGTGGAGGACCAGCAAGATCGAGTTG GCTATCTGGCTGGTAGCCTTTGTGGCCTCTGTGCTGTTGGGCCTTGATCTTGGACTTCTGGTGGCCTTAGGATTTGCCATCCTGAGTGTCATCTACAGAACACAGAG CCCAAAGAGTGTGATCCTGGGACAGGTCCTGGACACAGGCCTGTACTGTGACGTGGATGAATATGAAAAA GCAGCTGAATGCACAGGGATTAAGATTTTCCACTCAAACTCTTCAATATACTTTGCAAACAGTGACCTTTATTTGAACGCCCTCAAAGAGAAG ACAGGAGTGGACCCCGTACATCTCCAGGCTATACGGAAAGCCCGAAAAAGAGAACTCAAGAAGCAGAgcgcagagaggg agcagaaccACAAGTCACCACAGAAAATGAGAGCTGTCGTCAAACTG GATGTGGAGCTGGGCGTAACTCACRAAGTGGTGGCAGGGGGCGGCTCCCAGAACCACTTGGAGGTGCAGGGGAACGGGCAGGTGGCCGAGACCCACACAGAGTYAGACTCTGAGGAGACCCGGTTCCTAGARCCCCTCTGTCCTGTCCACACCCTCATTCTGGACTGGACCCCCGTCAACTTCATCGATTCTGTGGGAGCCAAAGCAATCAAGTTG GTGATCAAGGAGTATGCAgctgtggatgtgtgtgtcttCATCGCCGGCTGCAGCA GAACTCTGCTGGCTGAACTCCGCACCCTGCAGTTTTTCACCGGGGTCGCGACCCCAGAAATGGTCTTCCCCACCGTCCATGATGCCGTATTGCACTGTCGGCGCCGGACTGCCCCGCCCACCATCCCTGCCATCCAATGA